One window of Candidatus Tokpelaia hoelldoblerii genomic DNA carries:
- the fxsA gene encoding FxsA cytoplasmic membrane protein (bhsal15580), with protein MQYNLSGLTFLIWLFAEIAGFILVGRVIGVLPTLALLLLAMAAGFALLRHYGENLMTQLQNRFLKGSVSQRAIGEGALIITAAILLIIPGFFSDIAGLLLLVPPVRATVWRFLEKRRQNSRETGRGRRTNKTAPPVIDLDAGDYHATDPEHSPWRQDNDHNKNRDHNKNR; from the coding sequence ATGCAGTATAATCTGTCAGGCCTGACCTTTCTCATCTGGCTCTTTGCTGAAATTGCCGGTTTTATCCTTGTCGGCAGGGTTATCGGTGTATTGCCGACACTGGCATTGCTGCTGCTGGCGATGGCTGCCGGTTTTGCCCTGCTGCGCCATTATGGCGAAAATCTGATGACACAATTGCAAAACCGGTTTCTCAAAGGCAGCGTTTCCCAACGCGCCATAGGGGAAGGTGCCCTCATCATCACGGCGGCAATCCTGCTCATCATCCCGGGCTTTTTCAGCGACATCGCCGGCCTCCTGCTGCTTGTACCGCCCGTACGCGCCACAGTCTGGCGCTTTCTGGAGAAACGGCGGCAAAACAGCAGGGAAACAGGCCGGGGACGCCGGACAAACAAGACCGCGCCGCCGGTCATCGACCTCGACGCCGGAGATTATCATGCAACAGATCCCGAACATTCCCCCTGGCGTCAGGACAATGATCATAATAAAAACCGGGACCATAATAAAAACCGGTAA
- a CDS encoding Two-component response regulator (bhsal15630) encodes MSNRTILVVDDDEDLRSILVEQLSMDDEFRVVQENTAARALSRVADETLDLIVMDIGLPDMDGREAVKTIRQNGFRAPIIMLTGHDTDSDTILGLEAGANDYVIKPFRFAVLLARIRAQLRQHEQSEDATFQVGPYIFKPGQKLLLMEKGEKIRLTEKEAAIVKYLYRAGNTVVSRDTLLEEVWGYNSGVTTHTLETHVYRLRQKIEKDPSNAQILLTDSGGYRLAA; translated from the coding sequence ATGAGCAATCGTACAATTCTGGTGGTTGATGATGATGAGGATTTGCGCTCGATTCTGGTTGAGCAGCTGTCCATGGATGATGAATTCCGTGTTGTGCAGGAAAATACCGCTGCCAGGGCGCTTTCCCGGGTGGCAGACGAAACACTTGATCTGATTGTTATGGATATCGGCCTGCCGGATATGGACGGGCGTGAGGCAGTTAAAACCATCCGGCAAAACGGTTTTCGTGCCCCGATTATCATGCTGACCGGTCATGATACGGATTCCGATACAATCCTTGGCCTTGAAGCAGGGGCCAATGATTATGTCATCAAGCCGTTCCGTTTTGCGGTTCTGCTTGCCCGTATCCGTGCCCAGTTGCGCCAGCATGAGCAGAGCGAGGACGCGACATTTCAGGTCGGGCCTTATATCTTCAAGCCCGGACAAAAGTTGCTGCTGATGGAAAAGGGTGAAAAAATCCGCCTGACGGAAAAAGAGGCGGCTATTGTCAAATATCTCTACCGCGCCGGTAATACAGTGGTGAGCCGTGATACATTGCTTGAAGAGGTTTGGGGTTATAATTCAGGGGTGACAACCCACACGCTGGAAACCCATGTCTACCGCCTGCGTCAGAAGATAGAAAAAGACCCCTCCAATGCGCAAATTCTGTTGACCGATAGCGGCGGTTACCGGCTGGCGGCATAG
- a CDS encoding L,D-transpeptidase catalytic domain-containing protein (bhsal15640) encodes MRKNRSFFTTVVVRPAPGNKTRGILQAGPLRLPCAIGRGGMSAHKREGDGATPIGSMQIISGFRKPFACPLPPCRVKLHRTRAADGWCDDPHASNYNRPVRLPCPANAETMRREDELYDIGFVLDWNIRPRSKNRGSAIFFHLAKPGYPPTQGCIALSRRDMERLLPHLAPRTRLVIRR; translated from the coding sequence GTGCGCAAAAATCGTTCTTTTTTTACAACAGTAGTTGTCCGGCCGGCCCCAGGCAACAAAACACGCGGCATTTTACAGGCGGGCCCGCTGCGCTTGCCCTGCGCTATCGGCCGCGGCGGCATGAGCGCGCACAAACGAGAAGGCGATGGCGCAACACCCATTGGCTCCATGCAGATTATCAGCGGTTTCCGCAAACCCTTCGCCTGCCCGTTGCCGCCCTGCAGGGTGAAACTGCACCGCACCCGCGCCGCTGACGGCTGGTGTGATGACCCGCACGCCAGCAACTATAACCGCCCCGTGCGCCTGCCCTGCCCGGCAAACGCTGAAACCATGCGGCGCGAAGATGAACTTTATGATATCGGCTTTGTCCTTGACTGGAACATCCGCCCGCGCAGTAAAAATCGCGGCAGCGCCATTTTTTTTCATCTGGCAAAACCCGGCTATCCGCCGACACAGGGCTGCATTGCGCTTTCGCGGCGCGATATGGAGCGCCTGCTGCCGCACCTTGCCCCCCGCACAAGGCTTGTT
- a CDS encoding cAMP-dependent protein kinase (bhsal15620), producing MSIDSELTLLKRLGFFRCLPEEQLRLVVFGAERLTLREGRELFRENQPADSAFVLLGGQIDLYRQFGEEMRNVRALQTGEMIGELALVSKTKRPVSAVAVETSTVLRISRGVFRRILAEYPESARQIRHYLGKDLRALAQKLDAAIH from the coding sequence ATGTCCATTGACAGTGAACTGACACTTTTGAAGCGGCTTGGTTTTTTCCGCTGCCTGCCGGAAGAGCAGTTGCGGCTGGTGGTTTTTGGCGCGGAAAGGCTGACCCTGCGCGAAGGGCGGGAGCTGTTCCGCGAGAACCAGCCTGCCGACAGTGCGTTTGTGCTGCTTGGCGGGCAGATTGACCTTTACCGCCAGTTTGGCGAGGAAATGCGCAATGTGCGCGCTTTGCAGACGGGTGAGATGATCGGGGAACTGGCGCTTGTTTCCAAAACAAAGCGGCCGGTGAGCGCTGTTGCTGTTGAAACAAGTACAGTGCTGCGTATCTCGCGCGGTGTTTTCCGCCGCATTCTGGCTGAATATCCTGAGAGCGCCAGGCAAATTCGCCATTATCTTGGCAAGGATCTGCGCGCTCTGGCGCAAAAGCTTGACGCCGCTATTCATTGA
- the secB gene encoding Protein-export protein SecB (bhsal15590), whose amino-acid sequence MAKSKKNADTDAAAPVLSILTQYIKDLSFESPNAPQALQAREKAPAININIGVNAASLGKDDYDVTLALDVKAGEDKDLLFNVELIYGGVFKLQNFPQEHITPLLFIECPRLLFPFARQIVADATRNGGFPPLMIDPVDFATLFQRRMAEENAMAQTEGGHA is encoded by the coding sequence ATGGCCAAGTCAAAAAAAAACGCAGATACAGATGCAGCCGCACCGGTTTTGAGCATATTGACACAATATATCAAGGACCTTTCCTTTGAAAGCCCGAATGCGCCGCAGGCATTGCAGGCACGGGAAAAAGCGCCCGCCATCAATATCAATATCGGCGTCAATGCCGCCTCCCTCGGGAAAGATGATTATGATGTGACTCTGGCGCTTGACGTCAAGGCCGGTGAAGACAAGGACCTGCTGTTCAATGTCGAACTGATTTATGGCGGCGTTTTCAAATTGCAGAATTTCCCGCAGGAACATATCACCCCGCTGCTTTTCATCGAATGCCCGCGCCTGCTTTTCCCCTTTGCCCGCCAGATTGTCGCAGATGCCACCCGCAATGGCGGTTTTCCGCCCCTGATGATCGACCCGGTTGATTTCGCCACATTGTTCCAGCGCCGCATGGCGGAAGAAAACGCCATGGCGCAAACCGAAGGCGGCCACGCCTGA